From the genome of Neomonachus schauinslandi chromosome 1, ASM220157v2, whole genome shotgun sequence:
CCAGTCTTTCACAGGTTCCTCAGATCCTTACTGTGGAGTGGTTCCCCCAAATGTAGTTAAGGACAGTAGTTTGCCAACCTCAGGACAGATCAGGATCACCCATAGGATTGTTCACAGACAAGCTGCTCAGCCCCACCCTCAGAACTGATTGAGCAGGTCTGGAGTGAGTTCTGAAATACTGTGTTGTTtagagggggacagagggagaaggagagagagaatcttaagtaggctccatgctgaggctcagtctcaccaccctgagatcatgacctgagctgaaatcaagagtcggatgcttaaccaactgagccacccaggcgcccctgaaatactGTGTTTTTAACATTTCCAGGGGGTCCTGATGCACCTGGGCAAGGGACTaccctttgagaaccactagttaGGAAGGTTGTGTGGTACAGCAAGATCTCTGCGGTTcctgacagttcttttttttttttttttttttaatttgacggagacacagcgacagagggaacacaagcagggggagtgggagaggaaaaagcaggcttcccaccgagcagggagcccgatgcggggctcgatcccaggaccctgggatcatgacctgagctgaaggcagacgcttaacaactgagccacccaggcgccccgctgacAGTTCATTCTTTGAGTTCCATTCGTCCAGTAAACATTTGAGGGCCTCTTAGGTGCCAGGCATTTGACCTTGCATGCAGTGAAGTCATAATTATGAATAAGGTAGGCAAGGCCCCTGCACTCCAGGCCACTTACATTCTTGTGGGGTGGGGGATACAAGACAATAAATAGTAAGAAATAGgattattttgggggcgcctgggtggctcagtcgttaagcgcctgccttcggcttgggtaatgatcctggggtcgaaccccgcattgggctccctgctcagcggggagcctgcttctccctctcccactccccctgcttgtgttccctctctcgctgtgtctctctctgtcaaataaataaataaaatcttaaaaaaaaaaataggattattttAGATAGTGCCAAGTGGTCGTGAAGAAAAACCGTGTAATCAAAGAGCTTTCTGGGGGATAATGTAAATAGTCTGTGAATTGGATGTGTTTACATGATTTCTGTCCTGGGTGTGGTAACCTGAGGGTTCACCTTCATTCCAGGAAGACCTCATCTGAATAATCAGAGCACCCCTTTGGATACACAGTGCCTGCCCTGAGATTTCCTTCTGCAAACCTCTCTGCCTGTGACCTTTAGTTAACCCTGCTTTCTCTTCTCCGGCTCCTAGAGCATAGCTGCACTTCACTTGGTCCTGTTGAAGGAGGACTTACTGGGAACAAGGTGAAAGCATCTTGCTCCCCTGTGAACGGATGGTCTCCATCTAAGGAAATCACCTTGCAGAATAGGATGGAAGCCCAGGACCCTCAGTGTTGGATCTCCTTGTGAACAGCTCCCCTGGACTTCATTTCCTGGTGGCTTGTTTTTAGGCCTGCCACCTCTCTTTACTAGGAAGCACCTTTGACCCTGAATTTGAAACCGAACTGAGACAGTAGTGACCAAAAGGAGTCCTATGAATAGGCTTAACCAGAGGTTCCGAAACAAATTAGAGCTAGCTCTCTCTCCCCGAGACCCCCCAGCCCTTTCCAACCCATGGGACCCCAAGAGGAGAGAGACTTGTCTGatcccctcttcctgctcctggCCTGCCTTGGAGAACTGGGGCCAGGTCTATTCCCTCCTGTCCCCAGAGGCCTTTCTAGGCCCTTCCAAGCCCTCGGAGAGCATTCAGGTGACTGCCGGCAGCCACCTTACCACTGCGGACCCTTAGGGTCTGCAAAATAGCCATGCCTTCATACAGTACCATGACCAACACCTTCAAACGACTTAGACCGGAAAGAAAATGCCTCCCACTCTCTCCTGTGGCAACCTACCACCTCAGGTGCCCTCACAACCAGATGGTCCCAGAGGGAGTTACGAAGCAGCGGTGCCATTGGAAGGTAATAGCTCCTTTGCACGGGCTGATTTCCGTGGCTGGTTTGGCCCTGACACTTAACGGATTTCCCATAGTCAACCCAATGGAGTGGCATTCCTTGTTCCAGTCTGCTTATTGTGTAGTACCTATGGGTTTCCTGAGAACCACCTGGAGAGGTCACCTGCTGAGACAGCAGGACTCTTCCTGCAAACAAGCCTAGTTGATCCATGTCTGAGGCCGTGTTGGCTTGTGCTGTGTGGCTTTCTCCCAACTGtcttggctttggggaaatgaaaTTCAGGGTTTTTTCCCATCTTGCTGCAGACCCACTGCCACGACAAGATGACCACCTCCAGGTTGTGACATGCTTTTCTAGGAGGAGTACTTGTGCGATTGAGAGTCCAGAGTTCTTGCAGCGAGGAGGTGCTTGTCAGCGCACATAACTCGGGCCCCTCACTCTTggctcttcccttcttcctggtAATGGTGCAAGAAGGTCCACTAGCAGCAGCCCATCACCAAAAATGGTCAGAGCTGACTGCCCCATAGTCCAGATCTCTCCTGGCAGGGCAGAGGCCGTGCTAGATGGCCCTTTCTGATTCTGACCTAGGATATGAGTCTGGATCATTGCCATGTTGTACCCTGTTAAGAAAACATAGCATTGACCCTTAAATGCCCgggtgtgggggttggggagagaggcagggcttCCGTTCTGCCAAGTGAGGCCTGACCTCTGCATCCTGATTCCTCTTTTGAAATTAAGAAGCAAGAATGAAAACGTTTGAAATTAAGATCTCGGCTCAAGTCCTGGCCCTACCACGTCATGAGCATGATCTCAGTGTCAGTTTGCAAATGTGCAAAATGGTTAAGATATTTGTAGCATGATAGAAACAGGACAAATTCGAGTACTAGGAAAACTAGAAACTCACAAAAATGTTAGTAGTTACTACTGAGGACTTAAAGCCAGGAACCATGCTGCTTCCTGTCCAGACTGAAGTATGCCCCCAGCCATGGCAACTGGAGCAGCTCCTGTCCTGGACAGCAGCCCCTAGTTAAGCTAGAGGCTTTCTATGCACAAGGAGGCAGGCTGGAGCCATGGCAATGGGCCTTGTGCCTGCCTTGGTACCAGAGGCAGGTTGCCAAACCCAATAGGAACCTCAGAGGCATGTGGAAACCATTGCCTCACAAAAGCATCCCTGATGCCCAAATGCACAAGACTTGAATGTGGGGACATGGGTGTAGGCTCTAGATAGAggttaatttccctttctttcactcTGCAGTTCCTATATCTTTGATCTCTTCTTTGGCCCACCCTAACCCCTGGGCCCAGAAAAAGTACTGCAGTCACTGGACGCTATGGTTACCACTGTCTCATAAAGGAAATGGGTTACTAACTCCCAAGGTCACGCAGATCTGATGCCGAATCCTGCTTTTCCTGTCACCCTCCATTGCCTGATGAGTTTCTCCCATTCATCTCGTGGAGGTGGCTCCAAACCAGCTGTGCTGTGCTCAGTTTGGAGGTCTAGGGAGGATCAGAATAAAAGTGAATGGCAACCATTGGCTTAAAATCCCAAAATGAAGAAAGTGGTTAAAAGAATTTGTCTCCAAGGTAGGGAAGAAGGTCATTGAGGAAGGCgatgtttcatattttattttataccataTGCTTGTTATAATTCAAAAATTGAATTGAAgccagcctggctggctcagtgggtggagcatgtgactcgatctcagggtggtgactTCAGACCCCACCTTGGGTGTGAAtcctacttaaattttttttaattgaatttaaaagaatatatttaaatacttaataaaacattaaaatgagaaacaaactggagTTGCTGGAGTTTTAACAAAGAAGTGGGAGAAGGGTCCCATTCAGACCTTTCTAGTGAAAAACACAGGGTGGTCATCATGCCCCAGACGTCAGGGCCCCATTGGTGAGGCCTCATCCCCAAACAGACcagcctggggaaggaggagataGGCAGGTCCACCAAGATCCTCCGCTCTCACAACCACCACCAGAAGCAAAGGAACACAGACTTGTACATaggccaaaaaagaaaatatagagataagCCACAGACAAGGGAAGCAGAGATGGGGTTGGAAGGGTGCGTTAGTGCCTCAGTGGTCAACCAGCAAGTGCAAAGCCCAGCCTGGCCCTCTGCTCAGAGAAGGCTGTAGTCCAAACTGGTATTTACTGTTCCCCAGAGGCAGCGGGAAGCCATGGAAAGAGCCTCACGAAGTCAGCCCCTTTGCAGGAAGCTCCAGACCCCCCGGCTCTGGGGTGGGAGTACCTGGTTGCCCTTCATGCGTGTTTGCTTCTCCCGGCCTTCGGGAGCCTCCCAGCGCCTGGTCCTGTGCACTCATCATGCCCTGCAGTCCAGTGGGGAATTACTGTAGACTGACGATTCCAGGAGCAGGCTGGGAAGGCTTCGCAGAGGGCAAAGGTGACAGGAACTGAGCTTTCTGGCCCGTTTGCCAGGCAGACTTGGAAGGAAGGGAACACCAGCCTGCCTAAGAGGTTGCTGCTGCAGTAGTATGGTGAGAAGAACACACTTTGAACCAAGGGAACCCCATCCAGAGACACACACTAGGACATGAAGGCATAGATTCTCCAACTTGGTTACCTATGTGGCTCCCTAGGGACAGAAATGGGAATGTCTCAAATACCATGGGTGTCACGTCGAAGGTGGTGACCCCGAATGTCATTTGGGTCAATAACACATCAGGAGGTGGATGGTTGCTTTGGGCGATAGGCTAGGTGAGTAGGCCAcaactccccaccaagcagggctCTGGGGGTGAGGGGTCCCTGGCTTGAACACTAAGCTTTGGTCAGCCCGCAGACTACTCTAACGCCGGTCCTAGAGCCCGCGCGTCCCTAGGCTGCGAGCTTGTATGCTTGGGtctgcccaggaccctgagttttGGTGGCCTGGGACACATGGGTGGGGGGGAGTGATGTATCctgggaggaaggggccaggaTTAAAGGCCGCTGCCCAGGCTGCCCCCGAGGAGGCGAGAAGGAAGGCGGGGTAGCCCCAGCCTCAGGAAAGTCTTGCCCCCTGCCCCTGGGATGCGCTGCGGAAGGCCTGGCTGTGCGAGGTCTGGGCTTTGGCTGTGGACGGATTAGGTCTGATCCGATTAGAGCCTGAGCTCTGGGCTTCGCCCCCTTGCCTGGCGCTGCcagcgcccgccccgcccccgtgGGCACCCGCAGACCTCCCTGAGACCCTTCCCCGCCCGGAACACGGCATTGGCGCAGAAATCCGAGAGGCTCCGTGCGCCCCGGACTCGGCTCATTTCCACAGCGCGAGCTTGGGCTTCCGCCCCCTGCGGCCCTTCCGAGCCCCGCCCCGAACTTGCGGGTGTCTAGGCCCCCGCCTCCGTGCTCGCCGCGTGGCGGGTGGGTTCCTCGCAGGTGGGGGGGCCCGTGCCAGCCCTCCACGGGGAGGGCGGGCCCCGTCCCGCAGGTCTCCCGCCCATGCACCTGTCGGCTAACGCCACGCGCGGCGCTGTGCTCCGCATCCACCCGCGCTACTCCAAGTCCGTTTGTCTCGGCGTCCCGAGCCGGGGGTCGGTCTGTCCCCGNNNNNNNNNNNNNNNNNNNNNNNNNNNNNNNNNNNNNNNNNNNNNNNNNNNNNNNNNNNNNNNNNNNNNNNNNNNNNNNNNNNNNNNNNNNNNNNNNNNNNNNNNNNNNNNNNNNNNNNNNNNNNNNNNNNNNNNNNNNNNNNNNNNNNNNNNNNNNNNNNNNNNNNNNNNNNNNNNNNNNNNNNNNNNNNNNNNNNNNNNNNNNNNNNNNNNNNNNNNNNNNNNNNNNNNNNNNNNNNNNNNNNNNNNNNNNNNNNNNNNNNNNNNNNNNNNNNNNNNNNNNNNNNNNNNNNNNNNNNNNNNNNNNNNNNNNNNNNNNNNNNNNNNNNNNNNNNNNNNNNNNNNNNNNNNNNNNNNNNNNNNNNNNNNNNNNNNNNNNNNNNNNNNNNNNNNNNNNNNNGCTGAGACGGCCGCAGCGCGGGCGGGAGGCGCGGCGGCCGGCGAGCCGAGGGCGCACCCAGCCGGGCAGACCGCGGACAGCGGTCGGGGCGCCGCGCCATGGGccgagctgggggcgggggcccgGGCCGGGggccgccgctgctgctgctgcttctgggGGCCACGCTGGTCCTCGCTGCCGGGGCCGCGCCGGGTAGGTACCGACTGCGACCGGGACCCCAGTGGCTCTCGCGCCTCACCCTGGGCCAGGGTCCCGCTGGCCTCGGGTACAGGCGGAGTTCGCGATCTGTGGCAAGGGGGCGGGGCAGCGCCTTGCCCGCGAccggggcgggggaaggggcgcGCGAAGAGGTGGGGTACTTGGGGGATGCCGAGAAGTCGGGGGCGGCCCCGACCGGGGTGTGCGGACAGGGGTgccggctgggggaggggcctgagtGGGCGGGGCCTAAGGGTGAGACTTCGGGGCGGGACCTGGAGGTGATGGGGCCATGAGGATGCGACTTCAGGgcggggcctggggtggggcggggccttGAGGGTGCGACTTCAGGGCGGGGtctggaggtggggtggagtcCTGAGGGTTAAACCTCCGCCTAGGGCCGAAGGTGGGGGCCGCCCCGTTACACTGCGGACCCTgtcgggggcggggcctgaggcctgaggggcggggcctgagcGGGAAACCCAGGGCCGGGTGTGTTCCCCGCCTTGGGGGACGGGGGGCGTGGCCTTGGGAAACCTTGTCCCGGAGTCTTCGGGTGGGCGGGGAGGCTGGGAGAGCGAGccgcggcggggggcggggccttGACGTCGtgccctctccctcccgcccACAGCGCGTGAGGCGGGCAGCGCCGTCGAGGCCGAGGAGCAGGTGAAGAGCGTCCTGGAGTGGAAGCCGCGTGCCAACGGCACGCGGGAGAAGGCCGGCCCACCAGCTGCTGGAGAGGATGAGACCTCGTGGACTGCACCTGGCGGCCAGCCGGCCGTGGTGGGCACTGGGGTCGGGCCAGAGGAGGCACTGGAGGCGTCCGCGGCGGTGACCGGCACCGCCTGGCTGGAGGCCGACAGCCTCGGCCTGGGTGGAGTGACCGCAGAGGCCGGCAGCGGCGACACCCAGGCCCTTCCAGCCACGCTCCCGGCTCCCGAGGAGGCCCTGGGACAGTCATCGATGCCCTCTGCCACCCCCGAGGCTACAGAGGCCAGCGgaccaccctcccccactcctggcGACAAGCTGAGCCCAGGCCCCGAACTCCCCAAGGAGAGCCCCTTGGAGGTTTGGCTGAACCTGGGAGGCAGCACACATGACCCGCATGGGCCAGAGCCCACGTTCCCCTTTCAGGGCACACTGGAGCCCCAGCCGGCATCAGATATAATTGACATCGACTACTTCGAAGGATTGGATGGTGAGGGCCGTGGCGCGGACCTGGGGAGCTTCCCGGGGTCGCCAGGGACCTCAGAGCACCACTCCGATACTGGGGGAGAGACCCCTTCCTGGAGCCTGCTTGACTTATACGATGACTTCACCCCCTTTGATGAATCTGACTTCTACCCCACCACATCCTTCTATGATGACttggatgaagaggaggaggaagaggaggatgacaAGGATGCAGTGGGAGGTGGAGACCTGGAAGATGAAAGTGACCTTCTGGTGCCCACTGAGAAGCCTGGTCTGGGGCCCGGGACTGGCCAGCCCACCAGTCGGTGGCATGCTGTCCCCCCACAGCATACTCTGGGGATGGTCCCTGGCAGCAGCATCGCCCTCAGGCCCCGCCCGGGAGAGCCAGGCAGGGACCTGGCCCCAAGTGAGAATGGCACTGAGTGCCGCAGCGGCTTTGTGCGGCATAACGGCTCCTGCCGGTCAGTGTGCGACCTCTTCCCAAGTTACTGCCACAATGGCGGCCAGTGCTACCTGGTGGAGAACATAGGGGCCTTCTGCAGGTAAGGGTGTAGCAGGCAGGTGCACAGGGGCTTGTAAAAGAACTGAAGGGTGTATGTGAGGCAGACTCAGCAAAGAGGGGGACACGATGGGCACAACTTCCAAGAGGTGGTGCTTTCCCAAACCAAGAGGATCCTGGGATTCCCAGGTCAAGAGATGTTCATGCAATATCTTCCGTGGGGAATTCCTTCTTAAATGTACTTCCTGTGACCTCATCACTAGGACAGATTGCCCAGAAGTAAGATTTTGTATTTCCCCCAAGTGTGTATCCTTTACCAAAGCACTAAACTATAAAGGCAAAGTGAAGGGACTTCTCTAAGGGTTTTGGAAAGCGGCCTTTACTGGCTTGAGGGGTCTTGTTGGAGGGTTCTCGCTACACTAGCACAAAGAGTAGGCTTATGAACCTACTCTGGAGGAGAGAAGGCCTCTGAGACACGTATGTGGCAGGAGGAAGACCCCGTCTACCTGCAGGGCAGGTACGAGTCACAGTGAGGACCTTCTCGTTGGGAGCAGACCCTGAGAGCAGCCACTCAAGTAGGTCAAGTCAAGCAGAGTATCTTTCCTGGCATAGTAGAGGTGGTGGGGTTCCTTAACTTTGggtagtggcttttttttttttttttaagattttatttacttgacagagacacagcaagagagggaacacaagcagggggagtgggagagggagaagcagactccccgctgagcagggagcccgatgcaggactcgatcccaggatcctgggaacatgacctgagccgaaggcagatgcttaaggactgagccagccaggtgccccttgaatgtaacgaggtgtgtgtgtgtgtgtgtgtgttttaagattttatttatttatttgacagagagagacacagcgagagagggaacacaagcagggggagtgggagagggagaagcaggcttcccgcggagtagggagcccgatgcaggactcgatcccaggaccctgggaacatgacctgagccgaaggcagatgcttaaggactgagccacccaggctgcccctGGATAGTGGCTTTTTCCTTTCTACCTTGATTTTTGTCCTCCTTGGGATTACCCAGCGCAGAATGTTTTAAAGACCCAGAGAGTTTAGTGTCTCTAAGGACGTTGTCTGCAGCCACCATGCCTCATCAGGAATACATCATATACCTGCCCTCATGGCAAGGTAGTTAACCTGCTGGAGAGCTCACTGGCTTATTCTGGAAGAATCCCAAGTCAGGGGTGATCTGGGTAGTTTGCTTGTCTCCATCCTTTACAGGCCCTAGAAGTGGGGTAGAACCCCCAGATTCCTCTGGGACTTGTTTCCGTTGGTCCTAGGAGGAACATTTCTGTAATCTGGGTGTCTCTGTAAGTGTCATTCCCgatgtttgtttttcttggtcTTTTTGGAGGTATGTGAAGAATTCAAATTCTGTAGGTCTTGATGTTCCGATAGAAGAATAATATAAGAAAGTGTGAATGTTGTGCTTTCGGCATTAGAGCTTGACTTCcagttccttctttcctttgaatGAGCATGAAATGATTAGGGTCAGTCATATAGGATGCGTCCACACACTTCTGATTGGAGTTGTCCAGTCACTGCAGGAGAAACTGTCATCAAGACATTATGGGAACAAGACCTTGCCAGTTGGTTAAGGGCTACCAGAAATATGTGGAAACCCTGTGATTTTGCTCCTCAAGCTTTGTTAGTGGGACTATAGTGATGGTTAGTGGGATTTAGCCTGGGAGCTCTGAGATCTCTGTGCAAAATCATTATCTTTCATCCCATTGGAGTCCTGACTTTTCACCTTCCAAGCAGTCTTGCCATCGCCGCCTGAAATGGAGAGCCCTTGCTGCCTCTGGAGAGGTAGAAAAGTTCCCAGAAGCTCCTGGAGCTCTCGGGACTCCCGAGTGGAAAAGCAGCCTTGTCCTCAGTAAGCTGCATGGCTGTGCTGACCGGGGATCGTCCAGTGGGTCCCACCTCGGAGGGCTTTTCTGCAAGGCCCCCCACCGGTTCCCCTTGCTCACCTTCCCTCCCGGGGGCACACTCGGGCCTCCCTCCCAGAGATCCCTCCTCCAGCTGTGCACGCCCAGGCTCGGCTGTGGCTCAGAAACTGTTTTGCATTCCGCTCACAGGAGACTGCCGAGCCCTCAGTTGCAGACTGCAGCACGCCTTTGTCTCTGTCACCCTGACCCACTGCAGGGAAATGAGCAGAGCTATGGCAGAACTTGTCTAGAACCATGGGCTAGTGGGAGCTTCTTTCCCCACCGTCCTCAAACAGATAGGCTCCCAGGACTGCAGAGGGTCCCTTGGAAAGGAAAGACTTTCCTGTTAGTCATGCCTCCCCACCCTGTTCCGGGTGTGGAGTAGCTAGTTCTCCGAGGCATAATTTCCCCTTTTCTGGACCCCTTTCTCTTGTCTGTCACTCACCCTGAGGTTCATGTCCTCCCTCCTTTGCCTGCCTCTGTATCCTTCCACATCTTTCCTCTTTGAAGCAGCCTGGTTCCCATGGAAACAGCAATGTTATTGGAAGAGTTGGAGCCTGGGAATGTCCCCAAGGGCAAGAGAAAGTCACTCAACAAAAGGACTAAAACCCACCGAGAGGGTTGATTCTCACTGTGCTTTCGTGACCGTTCTTATGGTAATAGGGCAGGAAGCTTTAGGGGCAGAATTTGGGGGGCTGCAGAGATAGGAGGAGAATATACATCCATCTTTGTGTTCGTCCTTGTCTGTCACTTCCTTCTATTTCAGTGTCTGGGTAGCTTTGTGAACTAGACGGGACGGCAGAGCAGCAGGATAGGTTTTCCCGGGTAGAGTGGGTTGCCTCCTTTTGTGGCCAAAGGTCCTATTATCTTGTTTTTCACCCAGAGCCAAGGGCAAGGGGAGCAGAGAGAATCCTGTGATTGCCCTCCTTGAGGCTGCGAGGTAGAAAACCAGGGTTCCCGCCCTCTGCGGTCCCTGAACAGTCCCGTGAGTGACCAGTTCACTCCATCTCTTGGCGCCCTGGTTGTCTCATTTATCTCCTGGACCCCAGCGCTGTCCTGCCCACTGCGTAGGGCGGGTACGCAGAATCTCCTGTGTGGGGTCCGCACAGACTGGGCGCATCCCGGTTCCTCTAGACACTCATAGGAACAGGCTGCTGAGGTGAGTATGCGGCTTAGGGACCAGGCCCTTGCTGTGGCCGTGATTGCATGCCCGTCACCTCAGTCTCCCTCTGTCGCTGCCCCAGGTGTAACACGCAGGACTACATCTGGCACAAGGGGATGCGCTGCGAGTCCATCATCACCGACTTCCAGGTGATGTGCGTGGCCGTCGGCTCCGCCGCCCTCGTCCTGCTCCTGCTGTTCATGATGACGGTGTTCTTCGCCAAGAAGCTCTATCTGCTCAAGACAGAGAACACCAAGCTGCGTAGGACCAAGTGAGTCTGTGTCAGCCAGCCCCCCCATGGCCGCACCCCTCCGTCTGATCCGGGGCTATGGTCGCGAGGGTTCCTGGCACCTGTTCTGCATCCCTAGCTGTGTTGTCCATCCCAAAGACTCAGCCAAATCTAGCCATTCCTGCACAGAATGTGCCGGCATTGTGGCAGAGGCCAAGCCCCTGTGGCACACGGCAGCTCTCTGGCACCAtccccagcaccccccaccccgggcccgaCGGCGCTTAAGGAGAAAGCACCCAGCGCCCTCCTGGGTGTGGTCCCCCATGTAAGTTACTGTGCTCAGTCCTCCAGCCCCGGGCTGCACCTGCTTCCTGGGTCTTGGACGCCCATGGCCAGGGTGAGGATTTCACTCACAATTCACGAGAAGTCACTCCAGTCCCTCAGATCTGCTGTCTCTCAGTACTGGCTCCTTCTCACTGATGCTGAATAGAAGGGGTTTGGCAACACATTGCCGTTCCAAGCTTGTCAACCCTTGGTCCAGACAGAAGGAATTTAGGGAAGGTCCTCTTTACCTCCCCTAAGTAGagttttgggggtggaggggcctgGGCTCAACTTCCTCGGCTGTGGATTTTCAGGGCCAGATGGGAATAGAGTCTCATTTCAGCTTCTCTCTTAGCGGAGGAGTGACTGCCGTGTGCATGTGAGGATCCACACGCGTTTCCCTTTAAGTCCATGCCTTGAACACTTGGATGTGGTCTTACACACTGTGAGAGAATCACTCTACCCCTGAGCAAAGTAAGGAATGTTCTGAGGTGTCACAGGGACTCACAAAAGCAGGAGGTTGCAGTTCAGCTTCCTTGGGGCCCAAGAGACAATTTATGCAGAACTGCCCCTACCTCCTTGTCGACCTGTTGCCCCCtttccctgggtcctgggaaaaAGGACAAAACGCCCTCTGTTGCTCCTTTGCTGGGTACACGCCTGCCCTGGGCAGATGCTGACGGCCGCCTGGAGCTTTCAGCTAACCGCCCGGGCCCCGAGGGGGCCTCTTCATTGTGCCTGTGCACTGAGGCGGGGCCGTATCTGTGCATGTGGGGCATCAGCCAGGACCCTcggtggcagggggaggagagggccaGGGTGCGACCACCTATCAGGGTAGCTGAGGAGGAGGACGGGGGAGAGAAGGAACCCCTGCCGGGGACTGGACAAGCAAGAGTGGTGGCCAGAGACAGGGCCTTGTTCTAGGCCTTCCTCCGTCAGCAGGCTACGTGTTCTGCACAGAGCCTGGCCCCCGTGGCGCTTCAGCTCCGAGGCTGTCACCCTCATGTCCCACTGCATGCTT
Proteins encoded in this window:
- the CSPG5 gene encoding chondroitin sulfate proteoglycan 5 isoform X2 — protein: MGRAGGGGPGRGPPLLLLLLGATLVLAAGAAPAREAGSAVEAEEQVKSVLEWKPRANGTREKAGPPAAGEDETSWTAPGGQPAVVGTGVGPEEALEASAAVTGTAWLEADSLGLGGVTAEAGSGDTQALPATLPAPEEALGQSSMPSATPEATEASGPPSPTPGDKLSPGPELPKESPLEVWLNLGGSTHDPHGPEPTFPFQGTLEPQPASDIIDIDYFEGLDGEGRGADLGSFPGSPGTSEHHSDTGGETPSWSLLDLYDDFTPFDESDFYPTTSFYDDLDEEEEEEEDDKDAVGGGDLEDESDLLVPTEKPGLGPGTGQPTSRWHAVPPQHTLGMVPGSSIALRPRPGEPGRDLAPSENGTECRSGFVRHNGSCRSVCDLFPSYCHNGGQCYLVENIGAFCRCNTQDYIWHKGMRCESIITDFQVMCVAVGSAALVLLLLFMMTVFFAKKLYLLKTENTKLRRTKMIPVLPTKSRKLSSPA
- the CSPG5 gene encoding chondroitin sulfate proteoglycan 5 isoform X1 produces the protein MGRAGGGGPGRGPPLLLLLLGATLVLAAGAAPAREAGSAVEAEEQVKSVLEWKPRANGTREKAGPPAAGEDETSWTAPGGQPAVVGTGVGPEEALEASAAVTGTAWLEADSLGLGGVTAEAGSGDTQALPATLPAPEEALGQSSMPSATPEATEASGPPSPTPGDKLSPGPELPKESPLEVWLNLGGSTHDPHGPEPTFPFQGTLEPQPASDIIDIDYFEGLDGEGRGADLGSFPGSPGTSEHHSDTGGETPSWSLLDLYDDFTPFDESDFYPTTSFYDDLDEEEEEEEDDKDAVGGGDLEDESDLLVPTEKPGLGPGTGQPTSRWHAVPPQHTLGMVPGSSIALRPRPGEPGRDLAPSENGTECRSGFVRHNGSCRSVCDLFPSYCHNGGQCYLVENIGAFCRCNTQDYIWHKGMRCESIITDFQVMCVAVGSAALVLLLLFMMTVFFAKKLYLLKTENTKLRRTNKFRTPSELHNDNFSLSTIAEGSHPNDDPSAPHKIQEALKSCLKEEESFNIQNSMSPKLEGGKGDQADLEVNCLQNNLT